In Halorubrum sp. PV6, a single window of DNA contains:
- a CDS encoding DUF418 domain-containing protein, whose translation MTSDAGPTPPADRIVSLDALRGVALLGILLINVWVFAMPEQTLLNPRVYGDFTGANYWAWAIPHVFAQNKFITLFSALFGAGILLFIDSKEAKGQNAVRLHYRRTAILIAIGLLHAYLLWYGDILVAYGVTALVVVAFRDFSARKLAGLSLVFLSFLPVVELFAAFTIGGDAIASGWAPAEAAIRQQVAAYRGGWVQQLSHRVPSSFSRQTVGLLNGSFWQIGGTMLLGMALYRWGVLTGERSAALYRRLVAFGVVGLAITVAGVFYIEANDWSADAALVWRQFIYVGSFPLAGGYLGLVMLYTRRRPDGPITRALAAVGRTAFTNYLLQTVIATTVFYGHGLGLFGFVSRVELLGFVVAVWAVQIALSVAWLRRFRFGPVEWVWRTLTYGERQPMRNPE comes from the coding sequence GTGACCAGCGACGCCGGCCCGACGCCGCCCGCCGACCGCATCGTCAGCCTCGACGCGCTTCGCGGGGTCGCCCTGCTCGGGATTCTCCTGATCAACGTCTGGGTGTTCGCGATGCCCGAACAGACCCTGCTCAACCCGAGGGTGTACGGCGACTTCACCGGCGCGAACTACTGGGCGTGGGCCATCCCCCACGTCTTCGCGCAAAACAAGTTCATCACGCTGTTCTCGGCGCTGTTCGGCGCGGGCATCCTGCTCTTCATCGACAGCAAAGAGGCGAAAGGCCAGAACGCGGTTCGGCTCCACTACCGCCGGACGGCGATTCTCATCGCCATCGGCCTCCTGCACGCGTACCTGCTGTGGTACGGCGACATCCTCGTCGCGTACGGGGTGACGGCGCTCGTCGTCGTCGCGTTCCGCGATTTCAGCGCGCGAAAACTCGCCGGGCTCAGCCTGGTCTTCCTCTCGTTCCTGCCGGTCGTCGAGCTGTTCGCCGCGTTCACCATCGGCGGCGACGCCATCGCGTCGGGGTGGGCTCCGGCGGAGGCCGCGATCCGCCAGCAGGTGGCGGCGTACCGCGGCGGGTGGGTCCAACAGCTCAGTCACCGCGTCCCCTCGTCGTTCAGCCGGCAGACGGTCGGCCTACTCAACGGGTCCTTCTGGCAGATCGGCGGCACCATGCTGCTCGGCATGGCGCTGTACCGCTGGGGCGTGTTGACGGGCGAGCGGTCGGCCGCCCTGTATCGGCGACTCGTCGCGTTCGGCGTCGTCGGGCTGGCCATCACGGTCGCCGGCGTGTTCTACATCGAGGCCAACGACTGGAGCGCCGACGCCGCGCTGGTCTGGCGGCAGTTCATCTACGTCGGGAGTTTCCCCCTCGCCGGCGGCTACCTCGGACTCGTCATGTTGTACACCCGTCGTCGGCCGGACGGACCGATAACGCGCGCGCTCGCCGCGGTGGGCCGGACGGCCTTCACGAACTACCTCCTGCAGACGGTGATAGCGACCACCGTCTTCTACGGCCACGGGCTCGGGCTGTTCGGCTTCGTCAGCCGGGTCGAACTGCTGGGCTTCGTCGTCGCCGTGTGGGCGGTCCAGATCGCGCTGTCGGTGGCGTGGCTCCGCCGCTTCCGGTTCGGTCCCGTCGAGTGGGTGTGGCGGACGCTCACCTACGGCGAGCGACAACCGATGCGGAATCCGGAGTAG
- a CDS encoding fumarylacetoacetate hydrolase family protein — translation MRLARLLTPEGPVSGRYEDGTIVTDDGRYEVGRDGRLLPPCDPSALYCVGRNYAATLDQMEYERPEEPDFFIKPPASLLAHGERIRYPDWTDELTYAGELVAVVGERCRDVAPDEAADVVRGYTIMNDVDALDQQGRTARKAFDGSAPLGPWIETDVDPTSLDISTTVGGEQRQDANTELMLFGPHEIVSYLSKRFTFEPGDCIAFGSPANPGLVEPGERVEITYEGVGTLSNQVIDGE, via the coding sequence ATGCGACTCGCTCGACTGCTCACGCCGGAGGGGCCCGTATCGGGACGCTACGAGGACGGAACGATCGTCACCGACGACGGTCGATACGAGGTCGGTCGCGACGGCCGGCTGCTCCCGCCCTGTGACCCGAGCGCGCTCTACTGCGTCGGCCGCAACTACGCGGCGACGCTCGACCAGATGGAGTACGAGCGCCCCGAGGAGCCGGACTTCTTCATCAAGCCGCCGGCGAGCCTGCTCGCGCACGGCGAGCGGATTCGGTACCCCGACTGGACCGACGAGCTGACCTACGCCGGGGAGTTGGTCGCCGTCGTCGGTGAGCGGTGCCGCGATGTCGCCCCCGACGAGGCCGCCGACGTCGTCCGCGGGTACACCATCATGAACGACGTGGACGCCCTCGACCAGCAGGGGCGGACGGCGCGGAAGGCGTTCGATGGCTCCGCCCCCCTCGGCCCGTGGATCGAGACCGACGTGGACCCGACGAGCCTCGACATCTCGACGACTGTCGGCGGCGAGCAGCGCCAAGACGCCAACACCGAGCTGATGCTGTTCGGCCCGCACGAGATCGTCTCGTACCTCTCGAAGCGGTTCACGTTCGAACCCGGCGACTGTATCGCGTTCGGGAGTCCGGCGAATCCGGGACTCGTCGAGCCGGGCGAGCGGGTGGAGATCACCTACGAGGGGGTCGGGACGCTCTCGAATCAGGTGATCGACGGGGAGTAG
- a CDS encoding phosphate uptake regulator PhoU, giving the protein METRKVQVTGGSTYTVSIPKTWATDNGVEAGTEIEFHPDGDSLFLTPRSEAERTRGTLDVSNLTERALTRAVTTMYVSGFDVIELEGAEITTEQRSTVRESVQSLVGLEVLEETRDRVVIRDLLDSSELSIHNAVTRMRLISLSMLEDAITALSEHDHDIANDVISRDDDLDRLWLVVSRIFRSTLRTPKAAEELGLPREECFDYHSSARQLERIGDHATKIAHLTLNIDEPLPDDVVEAVSELHGDAVEVIDTAMDALFADDNDEATRLANDARTGVRAIDERVRAIDELLRDLDPARAQLLGLVVDSVLRSADYGGNIAETALQEAAPTP; this is encoded by the coding sequence ATGGAGACGCGAAAAGTGCAAGTCACCGGCGGCTCGACGTACACAGTCTCGATACCGAAGACGTGGGCGACCGACAACGGCGTCGAGGCCGGGACCGAAATCGAGTTCCACCCGGACGGTGACTCGCTTTTCCTCACGCCGCGCTCGGAGGCGGAACGGACCCGCGGGACGCTCGACGTCTCGAATCTCACGGAGCGTGCGCTCACCCGCGCGGTGACGACGATGTACGTCAGCGGCTTCGACGTGATCGAACTGGAGGGCGCCGAGATAACCACCGAACAGCGGTCCACGGTCCGCGAGTCGGTCCAGAGCCTCGTCGGCTTGGAGGTGTTAGAGGAGACCCGCGACCGCGTCGTCATCCGGGACTTACTCGACTCCTCTGAGCTGTCGATCCACAACGCGGTGACGCGGATGCGGCTCATCTCGCTGTCGATGCTCGAAGACGCCATCACCGCGCTGTCCGAGCACGACCACGACATCGCAAACGACGTTATCAGCCGCGACGACGACCTCGACCGACTCTGGCTCGTGGTCTCGCGCATCTTTCGCTCGACCCTCCGAACGCCGAAAGCGGCCGAGGAGCTCGGGCTCCCCCGCGAGGAGTGTTTCGACTACCACTCGAGCGCCCGTCAGCTGGAGCGGATCGGCGACCACGCGACCAAGATCGCTCACCTGACGCTCAACATCGACGAGCCGCTCCCCGACGACGTCGTGGAGGCGGTGAGCGAACTGCACGGTGACGCCGTGGAGGTCATCGACACCGCGATGGACGCGCTGTTCGCCGACGACAACGACGAGGCGACCCGGCTCGCGAACGACGCGCGCACCGGCGTGCGAGCGATCGACGAGCGCGTGCGAGCGATCGACGAACTGCTCCGCGACCTCGATCCGGCCCGCGCGCAGCTGCTCGGCCTGGTCGTCGACTCCGTGCTCCGGTCGGCCGATTACGGCGGCAACATCGCGGAGACGGCGCTTCAGGAAGCCGCGCCGACGCCGTAG
- a CDS encoding thiamine pyrophosphate-binding protein, whose product MDTDESPTAPSASDTPTVAEAVVDHMLDAGIDTAFGIPGKQTLPLNRALGERDARFVVARHETAVTHQAWGYAETSESGEMAASIVVPGPGDMNAMNGLKNALNDCVPLLHLAVETEREVRGGEGIHETPPETYDTVVKENILVDSPAGAVPAVAEAIRVAREPPQGPVRVGIPKDVLASHTRQPAVGDRKPAAPPDPPAAAVERATDRLAAADSPVILAGGGVRRAGASDSLRAVAERLDAPVVTTYKGKGTLPETHALSAGVLCGGSSAELRDLLADADCGLVVGSDLDAVATATWSVSLPETLVHVTLDGDDIGFGYETDLGIVADADRFLRALEGELPAADAGSASASTSASRAVTGADRATAVRVADRDRFAALADERAPDDPLRSVEVLREVREALPAEAVVAADAGGFRLWTLVSFLASGPSRYVNPGSWATMGTGVPAAIGAKLANPDRDVVALTGDGGLMMCVHELHTLAAEDIDVTVVAFNNDDYAIISEEASRSYDLPGGAYGWAETGLDLVAVASGMGLRADRVTERDAVGEAVADALAVDGPALVEVVTDPAEPQASEWMTRER is encoded by the coding sequence ATGGACACCGACGAGTCCCCGACGGCCCCCAGTGCGTCCGACACCCCCACCGTCGCCGAGGCAGTCGTTGACCACATGCTCGACGCTGGGATCGACACCGCCTTCGGCATCCCCGGCAAGCAGACGCTTCCCTTAAATAGAGCGCTCGGCGAGCGCGACGCCCGCTTCGTCGTCGCGCGCCACGAGACCGCGGTGACACACCAGGCGTGGGGGTACGCCGAAACCAGCGAGTCCGGAGAAATGGCGGCGTCTATCGTCGTCCCCGGTCCCGGCGACATGAACGCGATGAACGGCTTGAAGAACGCCCTGAACGACTGCGTCCCGCTCTTGCATCTCGCGGTGGAGACCGAACGCGAGGTCCGCGGCGGCGAGGGGATCCACGAGACGCCGCCGGAGACGTACGACACGGTCGTCAAAGAGAACATCTTGGTCGACTCGCCCGCCGGCGCGGTCCCGGCCGTCGCGGAGGCGATCCGCGTCGCGCGTGAGCCCCCACAAGGGCCCGTCCGGGTCGGCATCCCGAAGGACGTGCTCGCGAGCCACACCCGACAGCCGGCGGTCGGCGATCGGAAGCCGGCGGCCCCGCCCGACCCGCCCGCGGCCGCGGTCGAACGGGCGACCGACCGCCTCGCCGCGGCCGACTCGCCGGTGATCCTCGCCGGCGGCGGCGTCCGGCGCGCCGGGGCGAGCGACTCGCTTCGCGCGGTCGCCGAGCGGCTCGACGCCCCGGTCGTGACGACGTATAAAGGAAAAGGGACGCTCCCGGAGACGCACGCCCTCTCCGCGGGCGTCCTCTGTGGCGGGTCGAGCGCCGAACTCCGCGACCTCCTCGCCGACGCGGACTGCGGACTGGTCGTCGGCTCCGACCTCGACGCGGTCGCGACCGCCACGTGGTCGGTGTCGCTCCCCGAGACCCTCGTTCACGTCACCCTCGACGGCGACGACATCGGCTTCGGCTACGAGACGGACCTCGGCATCGTCGCCGACGCGGACCGGTTCCTCCGAGCGCTCGAAGGCGAACTGCCGGCCGCCGACGCTGGCTCGGCCAGCGCGTCGACGTCGGCGTCGCGAGCGGTAACCGGCGCCGACCGCGCGACCGCCGTCAGGGTCGCGGACCGCGATCGGTTCGCGGCGCTCGCGGACGAGCGCGCCCCCGACGACCCCCTCAGATCCGTCGAGGTCCTCCGCGAGGTCCGCGAGGCGCTGCCGGCCGAGGCGGTCGTCGCCGCCGACGCGGGCGGGTTTCGGCTGTGGACGCTCGTCTCCTTCCTCGCGTCGGGGCCGTCGCGGTACGTGAATCCGGGGTCGTGGGCGACGATGGGAACGGGCGTCCCCGCCGCCATCGGCGCCAAACTGGCGAACCCCGACCGCGACGTGGTGGCGCTCACCGGCGACGGCGGGCTCATGATGTGCGTTCACGAACTTCACACTCTGGCCGCGGAAGATATCGACGTGACGGTCGTCGCGTTCAACAACGACGACTACGCGATCATCAGCGAGGAGGCGTCGCGATCCTACGACCTTCCGGGAGGGGCGTACGGCTGGGCGGAGACCGGCCTGGACCTCGTCGCCGTCGCGTCCGGAATGGGGCTCCGCGCCGACCGGGTGACCGAGCGCGACGCGGTCGGCGAGGCGGTCGCCGACGCGCTCGCCGTCGACGGACCGGCGCTCGTCGAAGTCGTCACCGACCCTGCAGAGCCGCAGGCGAGCGAGTGGATGACCCGCGAGCGCTGA
- a CDS encoding ubiquitin-like small modifier protein 1, which translates to MELELRFFATFREAAGGKTVTASFADDSTVGDVLRELEAEYEGMEGRLIVDGDLAPQINVLKNGREVLHLEGLETTLDDGDRVSVFPPVAGGT; encoded by the coding sequence ATGGAACTGGAACTGCGATTCTTTGCGACGTTTCGCGAGGCCGCCGGCGGGAAGACCGTCACCGCGTCGTTCGCGGACGACTCGACCGTCGGCGACGTGCTCCGCGAGTTAGAGGCGGAGTACGAGGGGATGGAGGGGCGTCTGATCGTCGACGGCGACCTCGCGCCACAGATTAACGTCTTAAAAAACGGCCGCGAGGTACTCCACTTGGAGGGGTTAGAGACGACCTTAGACGACGGCGACCGGGTCTCGGTGTTCCCCCCGGTGGCGGGCGGGACATGA
- a CDS encoding Gfo/Idh/MocA family protein, producing MTHANDVAVGIVGLGGIGHHHANKLVDRGANLVGGMDIDADARTKFHEEFGVHAYEDESALYDACSAVLITTPNRFHEEYAVSALEAGLDVLLEKPLAHSVESAERIAAAARAAEGFCMVGFNNRFAEPVQVVKQYQDEGRFGETTHVEANYVRRRGVPGRGSWFTAKDVAGGGALIDIGVHAIDLALYFLDHPDVVEVSGETRSEFGGRDDYAFVNMWGEDAGAEGFDVEDSASAFIRDADGNTVSLEVAWATNRPADNEFVIRGTEAGATFDRESNELTLHEAAAFGDEQHHLSDAEIEVRGSDSHAAEQGVFLDAVAAGEAPSINTVDEALLVQRVIGAIYRSSERGEAVRLD from the coding sequence ATGACTCACGCGAACGACGTGGCCGTCGGCATCGTCGGTCTCGGCGGCATCGGCCACCACCACGCGAACAAGCTCGTCGACCGCGGCGCGAACCTCGTCGGCGGGATGGATATCGATGCGGACGCGCGGACCAAGTTCCACGAGGAGTTCGGCGTCCACGCCTACGAGGACGAGTCGGCGCTGTACGACGCCTGTAGCGCCGTGTTGATCACGACGCCGAACCGCTTCCACGAGGAGTACGCGGTCTCGGCGCTCGAGGCCGGCCTCGACGTGCTCTTGGAGAAGCCGCTGGCGCACTCGGTCGAGAGCGCGGAGCGTATCGCCGCGGCCGCCCGCGCCGCCGAGGGGTTCTGTATGGTCGGGTTCAACAACCGCTTCGCGGAACCGGTACAGGTCGTCAAACAGTACCAAGACGAGGGGCGGTTCGGCGAGACCACCCACGTCGAGGCGAACTACGTCCGTCGCCGGGGCGTCCCCGGCCGCGGGTCGTGGTTCACCGCGAAGGACGTCGCCGGTGGCGGGGCGCTCATCGACATCGGCGTCCACGCCATCGACCTCGCGCTGTACTTCCTCGACCACCCCGATGTCGTCGAGGTGTCCGGGGAGACGCGCTCGGAGTTCGGCGGGCGCGACGACTACGCCTTCGTCAACATGTGGGGCGAGGACGCGGGCGCCGAGGGGTTCGACGTCGAGGACTCCGCCTCGGCGTTTATCCGTGACGCCGACGGCAACACCGTTTCGCTCGAAGTCGCGTGGGCGACGAACCGCCCCGCCGACAACGAGTTCGTGATTCGCGGGACGGAGGCCGGAGCGACGTTCGACCGCGAGAGCAACGAGCTCACGCTCCACGAGGCGGCCGCCTTCGGCGACGAACAGCACCACCTCTCGGACGCCGAAATCGAAGTCCGCGGAAGCGACAGCCACGCCGCCGAACAGGGGGTCTTCCTCGACGCTGTCGCGGCCGGAGAAGCGCCGAGCATCAACACCGTCGACGAGGCGCTTTTGGTCCAGCGAGTCATCGGCGCCATCTACCGGTCCTCGGAGCGCGGCGAGGCGGTCAGGCTCGACTGA